Proteins encoded together in one Bos indicus isolate NIAB-ARS_2022 breed Sahiwal x Tharparkar chromosome 3, NIAB-ARS_B.indTharparkar_mat_pri_1.0, whole genome shotgun sequence window:
- the UFC1 gene encoding ubiquitin-fold modifier-conjugating enzyme 1 isoform X1 — protein MADEATRRVVSEIPVLKTNAGPRDRELWVQRLKEEYQSLIRYVENNKNADNDWFRLESNKEGTRWFGKCWYIHDLLKYEFDIEFDIPITYPTTAPEIAVPELDGKTAKMYRGGKICLTDHFKPLWARNVPKFGLAHLMALGLGPWLAVEIPDLIQKGVIQHKEKCSQ, from the exons ATGGCGGACGAGGCCACCCGGCGTGTCGTGTCTGAGATCCCGGTGCTGAAGACCAACGCCGGACCTCGAGATCGGGAGTTGTGGGTGCAGAGACTCAAGGAGGAATATCAGTCTCTTATACGG TATGTGGAGAACAACAAGAATGCGGACAATGACTGGTTCCGACTGGAGTCCAACAAGGAAGGGACTCG GTGGTTTGGAAAATGCTGGTACATCCATGACCTCCTCAAATATGAGTTTGACATCGAGTTTGAC ATTCCTATCACATATCCCACTACTGCTCCAGAAATTGCAGTACCTGAACTAGATGGAAAAACAGCAAAGATGTACAG GGGTGGCAAAATATGCCTGACTGATCACTTTAAGCCTTTGTGGGCCAGGAATGTGCCTAAGTTTGGACTAGCTCATCTCATGGCTCTAGGG CTGGGTCCATGGCTGGCAGTGGAAATCCCCGATCTGATTCAGAAGGGAGTGATTCAGCATAAAGAGAAATGCAGCCAATGA
- the UFC1 gene encoding ubiquitin-fold modifier-conjugating enzyme 1 isoform X2 yields MMADEATRRVVSEIPVLKTNAGPRDRELWVQRLKEEYQSLIRYVENNKNADNDWFRLESNKEGTRWFGKCWYIHDLLKYEFDIEFDIPITYPTTAPEIAVPELDGKTAKMYRGGKICLTDHFKPLWARNVPKFGLAHLMALGTISRKELLVEYKALTGW; encoded by the exons ATGGCGGACGAGGCCACCCGGCGTGTCGTGTCTGAGATCCCGGTGCTGAAGACCAACGCCGGACCTCGAGATCGGGAGTTGTGGGTGCAGAGACTCAAGGAGGAATATCAGTCTCTTATACGG TATGTGGAGAACAACAAGAATGCGGACAATGACTGGTTCCGACTGGAGTCCAACAAGGAAGGGACTCG GTGGTTTGGAAAATGCTGGTACATCCATGACCTCCTCAAATATGAGTTTGACATCGAGTTTGAC ATTCCTATCACATATCCCACTACTGCTCCAGAAATTGCAGTACCTGAACTAGATGGAAAAACAGCAAAGATGTACAG GGGTGGCAAAATATGCCTGACTGATCACTTTAAGCCTTTGTGGGCCAGGAATGTGCCTAAGTTTGGACTAGCTCATCTCATGGCTCTAGGG ACTATCTCTAGGAAGGAGCTTCTGGTGGAATACAAGGCATTGACTGGCTGGTAG